Sequence from the Salinicoccus sp. Bachu38 genome:
TCGAAAGGAAGTCTGTCTTCCATGCACTCAACCAGAAGGCTATCGCACGCAAATATGCTGCGTCCATCGGAAAAAGCTACTCTGATGTCAATGTCATCGTCTCTCATATGGGGGGCGGCATTACCATCGGGGCGCACAAAAAAGGCAGGGTCGTCGATGTGAATGACGGCCTCTCCGGCGAAGGGCCGATGAGTCCAACCCGTACAGGTTCCCTGCCCAACGGCGGTCTCGCGAGATTCATCATCGAGAACAACCTGGATTATGACAGCATCTACGAAATATTGACTAAAGAGGGCGGGTTCATTTCACTTGCAGGCACCCAGGACGCCCTTGAACTTGAAAAGCGCGCAGCCTCTGGAGACGAAGCGACCCAGAAAATCTTCAGAGCGCTTGCCGCCCAGATTGCGAAGGAGATCGGCTCCCGTTCTGCCATGCTGGAAGGGCAGGTGGATCAGATCATATTTACCGGGGGGCTGGCCCACAGCAAGTATCTCATCGACCTCGTCAGACCCTATATTTCATTCATTGCGCCCGTCTCGGTCTTCCCTGGGGAAGAAGAGATGCAGGCGCTGGCAGAAGGGGCGTACCGTGTTCTGACAGGCAGGGAAGAAATGAAAACCTATATGTAGGAGTGGATATAATGGCATACGAATACGACCTGGTCATACTGGGTGGCGGAACTGCCGGCTATGTTGCAGCCATCAAGGCGGGACAGGCCGGCCTGAGGACGGCAATCGTCGAAAAGGAGAAGCTTGGAGGGACATGTCTCCATAAAGGGTGCATACCGACAAAGAGCATGCTCAAATCCGCAGAGGTGGCCAATACCATGAAACATGCCGACATTTTCGGAATTGGAGCGGTGGAACCCGAAATTGACATGACGAAGATACAGGAGCGAAAGCGGGATGTGGTGGACCAGATGTACAATGGGGTCAAACATCTCATGAAAAAGCACAAGGTCGATGTCTTCAACGGACATGGCCGCATACTCGGCCCCTCCATATTTTCACCGATGGCAGGCACGGTCGCGGTCGAACATCCGGAGGATGAAGAAGCGGAAAGTGAAATCCTCATCAACCAGCATGTAATGATTGCCACAGGATCCCATCCGCGTCCCTTGCCCTTCCTCCCGTTCGACGGCAATCTCGTACTTTCAAGCGATGACATGATGACGCTCGATCACGTCCCTTCCAGGATGGCAATCATCGGGGGTGGAGTGATCGGTCTTGAATTTGCGAGCATACTGACGGATCTCGGTGCGCATGTCACCGTGGTCGAAGCAGGCAGCCAGATCATCCCCCACGAGGACAAGGATGTTGCAGGGGCACTGAAAAAAGCGCTCGAAGCCCAAGGCGTCGTCTTCAAGATCGGCATTGCCCTGGACGAAGAGCGTATCAAAAAGGATGAAAGTACCATCACACTTCAGTTCGATGAAGGAGAGGAGACTTTTGACAAGGCTCTGATTGCCATCGGCCGGGCCCCGAATACTGAAGATCTCGGACTTGGCAATACGAAGATACAGCTTGATGGCGGATATATCTCCACCAACGCGTACTACCAGACAAAAGACGCAAACATCTATGCTGTAGGTGACGTCATCGGCAACATGCAGCTGGCCCATGTGGCTACGAAAGAGGCGGTCACTGCAGTCGAACATATGGCGGAGCATCGACCATACACCCTCGACTACAATGCTGTACCAAGATGCATCTATACCCATCCTGAAGTGGCTTCGATCGGCATGACCGAACAGATATTGAAAGAGAAAGGTATGGAATATTCCATACATAAAGTGCCATTTGCAGCGGTCGGAAAAGCGGTAATTTCCCATGGGGACAAAGGATTTGGTAAAATACTTGTAGAACCGGAAACAAAGGATATACTCGGCCTCTCCCTCGTAGGCCCCGGAGCCACCGAATTGATCAACGAAGCGGCTCTGGCCAAATTTCTCGATGCATCAGCACTTGAAATCGGCAGCGCCATCCATGCCCATCCCTCCATAGGGGAAGTATTGATGGAGCTCGGCCTTGATGCAGAAGGAATCGGTATCCATGTATAAGGAGGACACTACATTGTTGGATTATAAAGAAGAAGGCCTCGAACCCGAGGACCTGAAGGAAATGTATCGTACGATGCATCTTGCAAGAAAACTTGATGAACGGATGTGGCTGCTCAACCGTGCCGGAAAACTGCCGTTCGTCATTTCCTGCCAGGGGCAGGAGGCGACACAGGTCGGCGCTGGATATGCGCTTGACCGCGACGTGGACATCATCAGCCCATACTATAGGGACCTTGCGCTCGTTACGCATTTTGGCATGACAGCAGAGGAGACGATGCTGTCCGCTTTTGCCAAGAAGGGTGATGTTTCAAGCGGCGGAAAGCAGATGCCCTCGCACTTCAGTAAAAAATCCTGCAACATCATGACACAGGGCTCCAGTGTAACAACACAGCTCCTGCATGCAGTCGGTGCAAGCTTCAAGTTCAAGATGGACGATGAGAAGCGGGTGGCTCTGACAACGCTCGGGGAAGGCTCTTCGAACCAGGGGGACTTCCACGAAGGTCTGAATTTTGTCGGTGTGCATGACCTGCCCTTCATATGCATCATCGAAAACAATGATTACGCAATCAGCGTACCCCGCGAGCTCCAGTATGGTGCGGAAAAGCTATCAGACCGGGCGCTCGGATACGGCATGCATGGCGAGCATATAGATGGAAATGACCCGATAGCAGTATACAAGGCTGTCAAGGAAGCAAGGCAACGCGCAGTCAATGGAGAAGGCGGCACGCTCATCGAAGCGATGTCCACACGACTGACCGCCCATTCTTCCGACGATGATGACAGCTACCGGGAGAAGGAAGAACGTGAAACCATGAAGGAATCGGATTGTCTGATCAAATTCAGATCCTATATTCTGGAGCACGGTGTTGCAGACGAGGCATGGTTCGAAGCACTGGAAAAAGAAGCCAAAGCAGTCATCACCGATGCGACAAAGGCAGCTGAAAAAGCGCCTTATCCGGATCCCGAGGAAGCCCTGACGCATGTGTATGAGGAGGTTCAGCATGGCTAAAATATCATATTTGCAAGCGATCCACCAGGCACTCGATTATGAAATGGGCCAGGATGAGAGTGTATTCGTCCTCGGTGAGGATGTGGGCAAGAAAGGCGGCGTCTTCAAGGTGACTGCCGGTCTCCAGGAAAAATACGGCGCACTGCGCTGCCTTGATACACCATTGGCAGAATCCAACATCGTCGGCACCAGCATCGGTGCTGCCATGATGGGAAAAAGACCTGTGGCGGAAATCCAGTTTGCAGACTATATCCTGCCCGCAACCAACCAGATACTGAGTGAAGCGGCGAAAATCAGGTACCGTTCCAATAACGACTGGAACTGTCCGATTGTCATCCGTGCGCCGTTCGGCGGCGGCATTCACGGGGCACTCTACCATTCCCAGTCGGTTGAGACCATCTTCGCTTCGACCCCCGGACTGAAAGTCGTTGTGCCATCCACACCAGCCGATGCCAAAGGACTTCTGATTTCTGCAATCCGGGACAACGATCCCGTATTGTTCTTTGAGCACAAGAAGGCCTACCGTCTTCTCAAGGAAGAAGTACCTGAAGGCGACCATACCGTACCAATCGGCAAGGCGGACATCAAGCGCGAAGGGGACGACATTACGGTCATTACATATGGCCTCTGTGTCAACTATGCCCTCCAGGCAGCCGAGCGGCTGTCGAAGGATGGATATGAAGCGGAGATACTCGATCTCAGGACCATCTATCCACTGGATAAGGAAAGCATCATCAAGGCAGCTTCCAAAACAGGGAAGGTACTGCTTGTTACCGAGGATAATCTTGAGGGCAGTATCATCAGTGAAGTAGCAGCAATCATAGCAGAGAACTGCCTGTACGATCTGGATGCGCCCATCATGAGACTGGCAGGGCCGGACGTCCCGTCCATGCCATATGCGCCACCGATGGAAGATTTCTTCATGATCAATCCCGACAAGATAGAAGCCAAAATGAAAGAGCTCGCGGAGCATTAAGGAGGACAATACCTATGGAAGAAGTGCTGATGCCGAAGCTCGGCGAAAGTGTTACAGAAGGAACCATTGAAAATTGGCTGGTTCAGCCGGGGGATACGGTGGGGGAATACGATCCTTTGTGTGAAGTCATCACCGACAAGGTGACGGCCGAAGTGCCTTCCGTATTCGATGGAACGATCAAGGAACTCCTCGTCGATGAGGGGGATACAGTGGAAGTCGGCACACCGATATGTCTCATGGAAACAGAAGGTGCTGCAGAAGCCGGGAAGGAAGATGAAAGTGGCGCGGAACCGTCACAGGAGGCACCCCCAGCTTCAGAACAGGTGGAGGAGACGCCGTCTTCCGGGCATACAGGCACCCGAGACGTACCGAAGAATGGCAAATCACGGATTTCACCTGTCGTGATGCGTCTGGCCGATGAGAATGATATCGACCTCAACACGATTGAAGGTACAGGATTTGAAGGTCGTATTACGAAGAAGGATGTTCTGAAAACGATCGAAGCCGGTCCTCAGGCAGCCGAAACACAGCCGAAGGCAGCAGCGTCTCCAGAGCAGGAGGCAACGCCTGCCCCGGCCGGTCAGAATATCGTGGCGGGGGATGAGATACCGGTGACCGGTGTCAGGAAGGCAGTCGCCAGCAAGATGGTGCAGTCCAGCCAGGAAATCCCCCATGCATGGCTGATGATGGAAGTGGACGCCACCAACCTGGTGAATGTCCGCAACAGGCACAAATCTTCATTTAAGGAGCGGGAAGGGTTCAATCTCACCTTCTTCAGTTTCTTTGTCAAGGCGGTCGCCGAGACATTGAAGGAGTACCCGATGCTGAACAGTTCATGGCAGGGGGACAGAATCGTCATCAACAGGGACATCAACATCTCCATTGCTGTGGCCGGGGATGACAAGCTCTATGTTCCGGTCATACGGAATGCAGACGATCTTTCCATCAAAGGCATTGCCAAGCAGGTGGGTGAACTTGCCGCGCTCGGCCGCAACCACAAGCTCACCCAGGACCACATGGCAGGGGGCACGTTTACCGTAAACAACACGGGGGCATTCGGTTCCGTCCAGTCAATGGGCATCATCAACCACCCCCAGGCTGCCATCCTGCAAGTAGAATCCATTGTCAAAAAGCCTGTAATCATTGATGATATGATCGCCGTCAGACATATGGTCAACCTCTGCCTCTCCATCGACCACCGTATTCTGGATGGTCTGGTGGCAGGACAGTTCCTGAAAGCCGTCAAAGAAAGAATTGAAGCATATTCTGTTGAAACCACTTCGGTCTACTAAGCTTTACAAAACCCTTCATCCGCTATAGAATTATATAAAAGGAACTGAAATCACATCCTCTCCATGGGGCTGTTTCAAAAGGAGTTTTTATAATGAATATGGATTTCAATATGTATATGAACGATGTCGTCAGTCAGGCAAGAAGCGAAATGAGGGATTCCGGCTATACGGAATTGACCACGCCGGAAGAAGTCGACCAGCATCTTTCAAAAGAAGGAACCGCACTTGTAATGGTCAACTCGGTATGTGGCTGTGCCGGCGGCATTGCACGTCCGGCTGCCAAACACGCCCTCAATTATGACAAACTGCCGGACCAGCTGCTCACTGTATTTGCCGGACAGGACAAGGAAGCGACTGAACATGTCAGGGAAAAGGCGCCTGAATACCTCCCATCCTCCCCGTCATTTGCCCTCTTCAAGAATGGCCAGGTCGTGGATATGATCGAGAGGCATGAAATTGAAGGTCATGAAACAATGAGTGTCATCACCAACCTGCAGGCATGGTTCGAAGAACACGGCAAAGAAATCTGATGAACGAAAAAAAGAGGTCCCGAGGGACCTCTTTAATTTGGTTACACTGTTGTCAGCATGCTGACTCCGAAAAGCAGGCCCGAGATGACAATGAGAATTATCATAAACCAGATCACTGCTTTCTGAACTTTTTTGTTGTTCATAAAACCATCCTTAAGAATTTGTTCTTTTAATTATAATACACGTCTACTGTACAATCAACTCAACTATTGGAGGAAGCTATTTATGAACAAGGACAGACTCGTCGATCAATTTATGGAAATGGTCCAGATCGATTCCGAAACCGGTCATGAAAGGGAAATGGCCGACTATCTGATCAGGACATTCAAAGACATGGGTATCGAAGCCCATGAAGATGATACACAGGAGATAACCGGCTACGGGGCGGGCAACATACTCGTCAAGCTCAAAGGAGACAACTCCAAGGCCGAACCGGTCTATTTCACAGTGCATATGGATACCGTCGCACCCGGTGTGGGTGTAAAACCGTCCATCGATGGGGACTATATCGTCAGCGATGGTTCAACGGTCCTCGGGTCGGATGACAAGGCGGGGATTGCGGCACTCATCGAAGCTATTCATTCCATTAGGGAATCCGGCATGTGCCACGGTGACATCGAAATCATCATCACCGTCGGGGAAGAGTCCGGGCTCGTGGGGGCGAAGGCATTTGATGCTTCCCAACTGAAAAGCAGGTTCGGCTATGCGATCGACTCCACGGGCAAAGTAGGTACTGTGGTTACCTCCGCACCGACCCAAAGCAAGATTGAAGCGCATATACATGGCAAAAAGGCACATGCAGGCGTCGCTCCGGAAACAGGCGTCAGTGCGATCAACATCGCGGCCCGCGCGATCAGCCAGATGAAACTCGGTCGTATCGATGAAGAGACGACGGCGAACATCGGCCGTTTTGAAGGCGGCAGCGCGACGAATGTCGTCACAGACTATGTTTATCTGCTGGGTGAGGCGAGAAGCTTGGATGATGCCAAGATGGAAGCTCAGACAAAGCATATGAAGGAGACCTTCGAACGCATCGCCGAAGATATGGGCGGCCGTGCAGAAGTGGATACAAAAGTGATGTATGCCGCACTGAATGCATCCAAAGACTCGAATGTCGTCAGGACGGCAGTACAGGCGATAGAAAATATCGGCCGCAGACCCGACCTGATCAGCCTCGGCGGCGGGAGTGACGGCAATATATTCGCCGGAGCAGGACTGGATACGGCGATACTCGGACTTGGATACGAAAACATCCATACGACGGAAGAAAAAATGCCGATAGAGGAACTGCATAAAATTACTGAACTGGTCATTGAAATCATCAAAGTCCAGAATGATAAGGAGTAGAGCGCATGATCTATGATATTGGAGTAGTCGGTCTTGGTGTTATGGGGACGAACATCGCAAAAAATATGTCAAGAAACGGCTTCAAGGTGGTCACTTTCGACTTCTTTGAAGACGTCAGGGAAAACCGCATGACTGAACTTAAAGAAGAGAATGTGGATATCGCATCGTCATTGGAAAATTTTATTGAAAGTCTGAAAAAGCCGAGAAACATCCTCCTTCTCGTGAAGGCGGGGGAAGTGACGGATAAGACCATCGAACAGATTGCACCTTACCTTGGTGAAGGCGATACACTGATCGATGGCGGGAATGAGCAGTATGAAAATACACGTCGTCGCAATATGCAGCTGACTGAAAAGGGTATCAATTTCATCGGCATGGGCGTAAGCGGAGGCGAAGAGGGCGCTTTGAACGGTCCATCACTGATGCCTGGCGGCCAGCGGAAAGCCTATGACAATGTCAGCGGCATACTTGAGAAGATCGCTGCCAAAGCGGATGACGGGAAGCCCTGCGTCACCTATATCGGTGAGGATGGAAGCGGCCATTACGTAAAAATGATCCACAACGGTATTGAGTATGCCGATATGGAACTGATTGCAGAGAGCTATTATTTCATGAAGCATGGCCTCAACATGTCGAATGATGAAATGAGTGCCGTCTTCGACGAATGGAACCAGGGCGACCTCAACAGCTATCTGATTGAAATTACTGCACGCATACTGGAGTTCAAGGATGACGCCGGCAATTACATCATCGATCTGATTCTGGACAAGGCGGGTCAGAAGGGGACAGGCAAGTGGACGGGCATCGAAGGTCTCAAGCTTGGCATCCCACTGTCCCTGATTACAGACAGCGTATTCGTGAGGTGCCTTTCCAGTCTGGTAGAGGAACGGGCACTTATAAGCGAAGCATATCAGAGTGAAATGAATAGCCTGTCTCCCGAGCAGAAGGATTCCGTGCTTGAGGACCTGAAGAATGCTTTGTATATCAGCAAACTGATGAGCTATTCCCAAGGGTTCAGACTGCTCCGTGAAGCAAGTGAAATCTACAATTGGAATCTGCAGCTCGGTGAAATTTCCATGATCTGGAGAAAAGGATGCATCATAAGAGCCCAGTTCCTGGAAGAGATCAACAGGGCATACGAAAATGATCCTGCACTCACCAATCTGCTGCTGGACGACTATTTCAGAAATGTAGTCAAATCCAGCCATCCGAGCCTGCGGCGCATCGGGGTGCTTGCGATAGAAAATGAAATACCGATGCCTGCCTTCCTGAGCGCACTGTCCTATTTCGACAGCATGAAGCAAGAGAGGGTTTCAAGCAACATGATCCAGGCCCAACGCGACTATTTCGGGGCGCATACCTATGAACGGCTGGATAAGCCGGGTGTATTCCATACCGAGTGGCAGTAACACAAAAAAATTCGTCCATCCCAATGAAGGGGATGGACGAATTTTTTATAGATCCTGATACAGCGCCTGCCACACCTGGACTTTGGAATCTCCGGAAACAAAGTCGTTCCGGCTTTTCAGGACCTCCATGGAGAAATTACAGTTGAGATCCTTCTCTTCCTTGAAACGCCATCTACGGAAGATATATCTGTATATATCCCCGGCCGCTTCTGCCGGAGCACCGACGGATTCAAAGATGACAAATTCACTGCTCTCCGTATATGTCTCTTCGAAAGGGCTGGCGAGTGTCGAGGAGACCCCGACGGTCAGTTCCATTCCGCCATCGACATAGCGTTCATGCAGTATGATGCCTTTTATGCCGCCGTCATTATATCTCAGCAGTTCATTCAATACATCATTTTCCTCAAGATACGCAAGAAAGTCATATTTCATCCCACTCCTGTAGTTCTCGAGGGGGAAATTCCGGACGAATCCTGTAATCCGGAAGCTTTCCATATAGGCGTTTCTTGATGGGTACTTCGGACGGTCCACAGGTACCACTTCAAAAGATATGCGCTCCTGTAGATCCAGGGCATCGAAATGCTTTTCGGTTTCATAGGGGGAAATCCCGAAAGCTTCAAGATACGCAATTTTGAAAGAGTCGATATCCCGATAGCCGTAGAACTTTGCGATATCCACCAGTCTGAGGTGGCCCGCCTGCAGCTCATGGGCGATTTCCGTCATCTTCCGTCTAGTCTGATACTCGTAGGGCGTCATGCCGGCAAGTGAAGTGAATATGGTGATGAACGATTTGGGCTCCACCCCCATGTTATCAAGCACACTGTCGTAGTCTATACGTTCACGCAGATGATCCTCTATATAGATGATGAACTTTTCGACAAAATTTACTGTTTCCATTATATCCTCACTTCTCCAGTTATACGTTCCACCATTTGAATCCATCCTTGGACAGAAGGAGGCTGCTTTTGACCGGACCGTCAGAGCCTGAACGATAGTTCGGGAAAGGTGCAATCTCCTTCTCCCATGCTCTGTTGACGGGGTCGACGAATGACCAGGCATTCATCAGTTCTTCATAATGGGTGAAATTGGTCGCGTCCCCGTTCAGGCAGTCATAGACCAGATTTTCATAGGCATCCACTGTACGTGCCAGATCCTGATTGTCGACCGAGTACGAAAGCTTGATCTCTTTGGTGTCCTGCTCCCCCGCATAATCCTTGACGTTCAGGTGCAGCGTAATGCTTTCATTCGGCTGGATGCGGATGACGAGAAGGTTCTTGGCGAGGACATCATCCTCTTCCTTCTGATAATAGAGGTTCTTGGGAACTTCCTTGAACTCCACAACGATTTTTGTTTCCTTGTCCTTCATCCTCTTTCCTGTACGGACATAGAATGGCACGCCGGCCCATCTGAAATTATCAATGAACAGCCTGGCTGCTATGAAGGTGGGGGTATTGGAATCCTCGCTGACATCCGCTTCCTCCCTGTAGCTTTGTACATGTTCGCCCTCTGCGAGACCTTCATCATACTGGCCCCGGACAAAATATTTATTGACATCCTTCTCTTCGACTTTGCGAAGGCTTTTCAGCACCTTGATCTTCTCTTCCCGTATATCATCACTGTTCAGGCTGATCGGCGGCTCCATGCCCAGAAGGGAGACGATCTGGAGCATATGGTTCTGGAACATATCGCGTACAGCACCACTCCGCTCATAATACTCCCCCCGGTCCAGCACGCCGAGCGATTCGGAAGAGGTGATCTGGACATTCGATACATAATGGTTGTTCCATAAAGGCTCGAACAGGCTGTTGCTGAAACGGATGACCTCTATATTCTGTACCATCTCCTTGCCGAGATAGTGGTCGATACGGTAGATTTCATGTTCCCTGAACGACTTTGAGATGTCTTCGTTCAGTTTGTGTGCACTTTCGTAATCCTTGCCGAAAGGCTTTTCTATAATCAGCTTCTTATAGCCGTCCGTTTCTGTCACACCGGAAATCCTCAGGTTGTCTGTAATATCCGTGAAGAACTGGGGCGGCATCGCCAGATAGAAAAGCCTGTTTCCTGCTGTATCATACTTTTCTTCAACTGATTCGAATTTTTCCTTCAATGCAGCATAGCTGGCACTGTCCGTGACGGAGACCTTCACATAATGGATATGCTTCAGAAATGCCTCGAGCCCCTCCAATGTTTCAAGCTTGCCATTGCTGCTTATGGAGGTTCTGGCAATATCCCTGAATTCCGCGTCCGTCAGATCCCGTCTGCCGACAGCAATCAATGCAAAGTCCTTCTTCAAAGCCCCTTCCTGGAAGAGGTGAAAAATGGAAGGCAGGAGCTTCCTCCTTGAAAGATCGCCTGTTGCTCCGAACAATGCGATTGCTACTTTAAATGGTTGAGTCGTCATATCCAACAAGTCCTTTAGTCAAAATTTTTCTTTTATCATTATTCCACTGTATTCTTAAAAACACAACTCTTTAATATGATATAATGGACCAACATTTCAAAAACAGGTGATAGAATGAAATTCAAAGTACTAGGTTCTGGCGCAGGCATTCCATCCAGAACGAGAAACACCCAAAGTTTCGTACTGGATGTCGTCGAGGAGATCAACCAGTACTTCCTCATCGACGCCTCGGAAGCCCTGCAGCACAGAATACTAAATACGACGATCAGGCCATCAAAAATAAAACACGTGTTCATTACACACCTTCATGGTGACCATATATTCGGCCTGCCCGGATTCCTCTCCTCCCGCGCCCATCAGGGCGGGGAAGGGGTACCGCTTGTGGTCTACGGACCGCCCGGTCTGAAGGAATGGGTCGAGATGACTTTCAAGGTCAGCGGGTCCCACCTCAACTATCCCATCCGCTTTGTGGAAGTCTTCCACAATGGGGAATATGATGTCGAAGGCTTCACGGTGAAGAGCTATCTTCTGGATCACGCAGTCGACAGCTTCATGTATGTCTTCATCGAACCGGACAAATTGGGTGCATTGGACAGTGGAAAGCTCAAGGACATCGGCATTATGCCCGGACCGGTCTATAGGGAAATCAAGAATTCACACACCTTCCGTCACGGGGAGGAAACATATGATACGGCAGATTTCCTGAGTCCGCCGGTAAAGGGGAGGAAGGTCGCCGTCCATGGGGATACGAGGATAATCGACAGGGCAGATTACCTGGAACTTCTCGATGGTTCCGATCTCATCGTCCACGAAGCGACCTATCTTGAAGGAGAACAGGAAAAAGCACACCAGTATTTCCATTCGGAAATTAATGGTGTGCTCAGGAACCTGTCCCCTATTTCATATGGCCAGCTGCTGTTCGGTCACATCAGCAACCGCTATGACGCTGAAATGATACAGGGCGTCGAAGAGCGGCTCGGAGACCGTGCAGTACTTGCATATGACTACCTCGAAATCACCATCCCACGTGATTCGCGATGAAGCTTGCAACGACTTTGCGGTACTTTTCGGGGTTTTTGTTATAACTTTCGACATGCCCGCCACGTTCCGGGTACCATGCCGCCTTTGGCGGCTTTTTCTTTTTATACAGCTCTTCTGTATGGCTGTGGGGAATGAATTTGTCAGGCTTCGAGTGGACGAAGAGAACCGGTTGTTCTATCTTT
This genomic interval carries:
- a CDS encoding AraC family transcriptional regulator; translated protein: METVNFVEKFIIYIEDHLRERIDYDSVLDNMGVEPKSFITIFTSLAGMTPYEYQTRRKMTEIAHELQAGHLRLVDIAKFYGYRDIDSFKIAYLEAFGISPYETEKHFDALDLQERISFEVVPVDRPKYPSRNAYMESFRITGFVRNFPLENYRSGMKYDFLAYLEENDVLNELLRYNDGGIKGIILHERYVDGGMELTVGVSSTLASPFEETYTESSEFVIFESVGAPAEAAGDIYRYIFRRWRFKEEKDLNCNFSMEVLKSRNDFVSGDSKVQVWQALYQDL
- the zwf gene encoding glucose-6-phosphate dehydrogenase, which gives rise to MTTQPFKVAIALFGATGDLSRRKLLPSIFHLFQEGALKKDFALIAVGRRDLTDAEFRDIARTSISSNGKLETLEGLEAFLKHIHYVKVSVTDSASYAALKEKFESVEEKYDTAGNRLFYLAMPPQFFTDITDNLRISGVTETDGYKKLIIEKPFGKDYESAHKLNEDISKSFREHEIYRIDHYLGKEMVQNIEVIRFSNSLFEPLWNNHYVSNVQITSSESLGVLDRGEYYERSGAVRDMFQNHMLQIVSLLGMEPPISLNSDDIREEKIKVLKSLRKVEEKDVNKYFVRGQYDEGLAEGEHVQSYREEADVSEDSNTPTFIAARLFIDNFRWAGVPFYVRTGKRMKDKETKIVVEFKEVPKNLYYQKEEDDVLAKNLLVIRIQPNESITLHLNVKDYAGEQDTKEIKLSYSVDNQDLARTVDAYENLVYDCLNGDATNFTHYEELMNAWSFVDPVNRAWEKEIAPFPNYRSGSDGPVKSSLLLSKDGFKWWNV
- a CDS encoding MBL fold metallo-hydrolase; amino-acid sequence: MKFKVLGSGAGIPSRTRNTQSFVLDVVEEINQYFLIDASEALQHRILNTTIRPSKIKHVFITHLHGDHIFGLPGFLSSRAHQGGEGVPLVVYGPPGLKEWVEMTFKVSGSHLNYPIRFVEVFHNGEYDVEGFTVKSYLLDHAVDSFMYVFIEPDKLGALDSGKLKDIGIMPGPVYREIKNSHTFRHGEETYDTADFLSPPVKGRKVAVHGDTRIIDRADYLELLDGSDLIVHEATYLEGEQEKAHQYFHSEINGVLRNLSPISYGQLLFGHISNRYDAEMIQGVEERLGDRAVLAYDYLEITIPRDSR